One Microbacterium sp. W4I20 DNA window includes the following coding sequences:
- the pepN gene encoding aminopeptidase N, translating into MPGENLTRIEAQERRDVVDTQSYEIALDLTKGAEVFGSRSVVRFTATPESFTFIDLIAREVREISLNGELLDPDEVFADSRIALSGLQAENVLVVDADCEYTNTGEGLHRFVDPVDGEVYLYSQFEVPDSRRVFAVFEQPDLKATFQFTITAPAAWKVISNSPTPEPIVHDDSAGSGTEKFATWGFEPTPRISSYITALVAGPYESTFSELTSASGRVIPLGVYGRKSLWQHLDADYIFDKTREGFEYYESKFGVPYPFAKYDQLFVPEFNAGAMENAGAVTFTETYVFRSKVTDAVKERRVVTILHELAHMWFGDLVTMKWWNDLWLNESFAEWASTIATAEATEWTEAWTTFNAMEKTWAYRQDQLPSTHPIVAEINDLEDVQVNFDGITYAKGGSVLKQLAAWVGIEAFFGGVSQYFQKHSWGNTELSDLLTELEATSGRDLSTWSKKWLETAGVNTLEPVIAEGGDGTISRFAVTQTAPADYPTIRPHRLGIGFYTLTDGSLTRTHYVEVDVDGDRTEVPELQGLKRPDLVLLNDNDLAYAKIRLDEKSLATAIAHLANIHDPLARSLVWGAAWDQTRDAETPASAYIDLVLGNIGRETESTTVRTTLAQLRSAATLYVAPADREAARLKVADGLWALAEAADAGSDSQLQFVTAFASSLVSPEHAGVVGRLRSGEETLPGLEIDADLNWQLLYGLATIGATDAATIDAALAADNTAKGGEFAAQARAALPDAASKQVAWASLIERDDAPNTIVRSAALGFVHPAGAAVLGEFVPKYFDMLLPIWESRSYQIAQYLVVGLFPTSLADIALRDATRAWLSANQDAAPALRRLVLENLADVERALAAQSRDAED; encoded by the coding sequence CAGGAGCGCCGCGACGTCGTCGACACCCAGTCGTACGAGATCGCACTCGATCTGACCAAGGGTGCGGAGGTCTTCGGTTCCCGGAGCGTCGTACGCTTCACCGCGACGCCGGAGAGCTTCACCTTCATCGACCTCATCGCGCGTGAGGTGAGGGAGATCTCCCTCAACGGCGAGCTGCTCGACCCCGATGAGGTCTTCGCCGACTCCCGGATCGCCCTCTCCGGTCTCCAGGCCGAGAACGTGCTGGTCGTCGACGCCGACTGCGAGTACACCAACACCGGTGAGGGACTGCATCGCTTCGTCGATCCGGTCGACGGCGAGGTCTACCTGTACTCGCAGTTCGAGGTGCCGGATTCGCGCCGCGTCTTCGCGGTCTTCGAGCAGCCCGATCTGAAGGCCACCTTCCAGTTCACGATCACCGCGCCCGCGGCGTGGAAGGTCATCTCCAACTCGCCGACGCCCGAGCCCATCGTGCACGACGATTCAGCGGGATCCGGAACCGAGAAGTTCGCGACGTGGGGCTTCGAGCCGACTCCGCGCATCTCGTCGTACATCACCGCGCTCGTCGCAGGTCCCTACGAGTCGACGTTCTCCGAGCTCACGAGCGCCTCAGGCCGCGTGATCCCGCTCGGCGTCTACGGACGCAAGAGCCTGTGGCAGCACCTGGACGCCGACTACATCTTCGACAAGACACGTGAGGGCTTCGAGTACTACGAGTCGAAGTTCGGCGTTCCGTACCCGTTCGCGAAGTACGACCAGCTCTTCGTCCCCGAGTTCAATGCGGGTGCGATGGAGAACGCCGGCGCCGTCACCTTCACCGAGACCTATGTCTTCCGCAGCAAGGTCACCGACGCCGTCAAGGAGCGCCGCGTCGTCACGATCCTGCACGAGCTCGCGCACATGTGGTTCGGCGACCTCGTCACCATGAAGTGGTGGAACGACCTCTGGCTCAACGAGTCGTTCGCGGAGTGGGCGTCGACCATCGCCACCGCAGAGGCCACCGAGTGGACCGAGGCCTGGACCACCTTCAACGCGATGGAGAAGACCTGGGCCTATCGTCAGGACCAGCTCCCCTCCACACATCCGATCGTCGCCGAGATCAACGACCTCGAAGACGTACAGGTCAACTTCGACGGCATCACCTACGCGAAGGGCGGCTCGGTCCTCAAGCAGCTCGCGGCGTGGGTGGGCATCGAGGCCTTCTTCGGAGGCGTCTCGCAGTACTTCCAGAAGCATTCCTGGGGCAACACCGAGCTGAGCGACTTGCTCACGGAGCTCGAGGCCACCAGCGGCCGCGACCTGAGCACCTGGTCGAAGAAGTGGCTGGAGACCGCCGGAGTCAACACTCTGGAGCCGGTCATCGCGGAGGGCGGCGACGGCACCATCTCGCGGTTCGCCGTGACGCAGACCGCGCCGGCCGACTACCCGACGATCCGTCCGCACCGCCTCGGCATCGGCTTCTACACGCTGACCGACGGCTCGCTGACCCGCACGCACTACGTCGAGGTCGATGTCGACGGCGACCGCACCGAGGTGCCCGAGCTGCAGGGCCTGAAGCGCCCCGACCTCGTGCTGCTCAACGACAACGACCTCGCCTACGCGAAGATCCGTCTCGACGAGAAGTCGCTGGCCACGGCGATCGCCCACCTCGCAAACATTCACGACCCGCTGGCCCGCTCGCTGGTGTGGGGCGCGGCCTGGGATCAGACCCGCGACGCCGAGACCCCGGCATCTGCCTACATCGACCTCGTGCTCGGCAACATCGGGCGCGAGACCGAGTCGACCACTGTTCGCACGACCCTCGCCCAGCTGCGTTCCGCGGCCACGCTGTACGTGGCGCCGGCCGATCGCGAGGCGGCGCGCCTCAAGGTCGCCGACGGACTCTGGGCGCTGGCCGAGGCCGCCGACGCCGGCAGCGACAGCCAGCTCCAGTTCGTCACCGCGTTCGCCAGCTCCCTGGTCAGCCCCGAGCATGCCGGGGTCGTCGGCCGACTGCGCTCCGGTGAGGAGACCCTGCCGGGCCTCGAGATCGATGCCGACCTGAACTGGCAGCTGCTCTACGGTCTCGCCACGATCGGTGCGACGGATGCCGCGACCATCGATGCCGCTCTCGCAGCGGACAACACCGCGAAGGGCGGCGAGTTCGCCGCTCAGGCACGCGCCGCGCTTCCCGACGCCGCGTCGAAGCAGGTCGCGTGGGCCTCGCTGATCGAGCGGGACGACGCCCCGAACACGATCGTGCGGTCGGCCGCCCTCGGCTTCGTACACCCGGCCGGTGCCGCCGTGCTCGGCGAGTTCGTGCCGAAGTACTTCGACATGCTGCTCCCGATCTGGGAGTCGCGCTCCTACCAGATCGCGCAGTACCTCGTCGTCGGACTCTTCCCGACCTCGCTGGCCGACATCGCGCTGCGGGACGCGACCCGCGCCTGGCTGTCCGCGAACCAGGATGCCGCTCCGGCCCTCCGCCGTCTCGTGCTGGAGAACCTGGCGGACGTCGAGCGCGCGCTGGCCGCGCAGTCCCGCGACGCCGAGGACTGA